A single genomic interval of Microbulbifer variabilis harbors:
- a CDS encoding MATE family efflux transporter: protein MKYLTIDTRSMRRVWNLAWPMILSNISVPLLGAVDTAILGHLSSAVYLSGVAIGASVMTMLLWAFGFLRMGTTGVVARSQDGGVEWLLRAILLAIALGALLQIITYPLLDNIAGWMNASSAASPHAVAYLQIRLISAPLALVNFAILGFFIGRQDSRAPLYILLAANILNILLDFLFILGLGLGAKGAAIATVCADTFALLMGLFLLKRVNPKIWIALKKCLQTPQFQPWIEWKPWFELLQINTDLFIRTCLLLLTFTFFTAQGAAQGDSTLAANAILLQLLMMTSYALDGFAHATEALVGESIGKKSKKLFQEVVNAAGIWALGSALFITLLLIFCQPIIIKLFTDLSSVIQQVNNVYWWLCALPLLAVWSYQLDGVFIGAGKSRQMRNTMFIATILIFFPSWWLTRDWGNHGIWFSLFLWIGARSLGLLAYFRYYTVTDTWIKK, encoded by the coding sequence ATGAAGTACCTAACAATTGATACAAGAAGCATGAGACGGGTTTGGAATCTTGCCTGGCCTATGATTCTTAGTAATATTTCAGTTCCTTTACTTGGGGCAGTAGATACCGCAATTCTCGGTCACCTTTCTTCGGCCGTTTACCTCTCTGGAGTAGCCATTGGCGCAAGTGTTATGACAATGCTGCTTTGGGCCTTCGGTTTTCTTCGCATGGGCACCACTGGTGTCGTTGCACGCAGTCAGGATGGTGGTGTTGAATGGTTGCTAAGAGCAATACTATTAGCAATAGCATTAGGGGCACTACTTCAGATTATTACCTATCCTTTGCTGGACAATATTGCTGGTTGGATGAATGCCAGTAGCGCAGCCAGCCCACATGCAGTGGCTTATTTACAGATTCGTCTGATAAGTGCTCCTCTTGCACTAGTTAACTTTGCCATATTGGGTTTCTTTATAGGCCGACAGGATAGCCGGGCTCCACTATATATTTTGCTAGCAGCAAATATACTCAATATCCTTTTGGATTTTCTTTTTATTCTCGGTCTTGGTTTAGGGGCAAAAGGCGCTGCGATAGCCACAGTTTGTGCTGACACTTTCGCCTTGCTGATGGGATTATTTTTACTTAAGCGTGTTAATCCTAAAATTTGGATAGCATTAAAAAAGTGTCTTCAAACCCCTCAATTTCAACCATGGATAGAGTGGAAGCCTTGGTTTGAGTTACTACAAATCAATACAGATTTATTTATTCGCACCTGTCTGCTGTTATTAACATTTACATTCTTTACTGCTCAAGGGGCCGCCCAAGGAGACTCCACCCTTGCAGCCAATGCAATATTATTACAACTATTAATGATGACTTCTTACGCGCTGGATGGCTTTGCCCATGCAACTGAGGCATTAGTAGGTGAATCAATAGGAAAAAAATCAAAAAAACTATTTCAGGAAGTGGTCAATGCCGCAGGCATTTGGGCTTTAGGAAGTGCACTCTTTATTACTCTATTGTTGATATTTTGTCAGCCAATAATAATAAAGTTGTTTACAGATCTCTCTAGTGTGATCCAGCAAGTAAATAACGTTTATTGGTGGCTTTGCGCTCTGCCGCTATTAGCCGTATGGAGTTACCAACTTGATGGTGTTTTTATTGGCGCCGGAAAGAGCCGACAAATGCGCAATACTATGTTTATAGCTACTATTCTAATTTTTTTCCCAAGCTGGTGGTTAACTCGAGATTGGGGAAACCATGGCATATGGTTTAGTCTTTTTTTGTGGATTGGCGCACGATCTTTAGGCCTTCTTGCTTACTTTCGATACTACACTGTAACCGACACATGGATTAAGAAATAA
- the coxB gene encoding cytochrome c oxidase subunit II translates to MLRGFDRLFALLAASLSVQSVLAEEQAVERWGVNMPKGVTEVAQTTYELHMLIFWICVAIGALVFGVMFYSMWRHRKSKGYKAAQFHESTAVELVWTIIPTVILILMAIPATKTLYEIYDTDKADLDIMITGYQWKWKYDYIGSDVTFFSNLSTPRSQINNEQPKSPNYLLEVDEPLVVPIKKKIRFLITANDVIHAWWVPDLAVKKDAIPGFINESWTRIEEPGIYRGQCAELCGKDHGFMPIVVKAVPQEEYNAWLDGRVASAVKMRELTGKTFTFDELFAQGEKVYNSMCAACHQPNGKGVPGVFPAIAGSKIATGPLNTHLDIVIDGSQVNPAMQAFGEQLSEVDIAAVITYQRNAFGNEMGDTVQPVDILNFKNKQ, encoded by the coding sequence ATGTTGAGAGGCTTTGATCGGCTGTTCGCCTTGCTGGCCGCTTCGCTATCTGTCCAATCCGTACTGGCGGAAGAGCAGGCTGTTGAGCGCTGGGGGGTCAATATGCCCAAAGGGGTGACAGAAGTTGCCCAAACGACCTATGAATTACACATGCTGATTTTCTGGATTTGTGTAGCCATTGGTGCTCTTGTATTTGGTGTCATGTTTTACAGTATGTGGCGTCATCGTAAGAGTAAGGGGTACAAGGCTGCACAGTTTCATGAAAGTACAGCTGTGGAGCTGGTGTGGACAATAATTCCCACTGTCATTCTGATTCTCATGGCTATTCCTGCGACCAAAACCCTCTATGAGATCTATGATACCGATAAAGCGGATCTAGATATCATGATTACGGGGTATCAGTGGAAGTGGAAATACGACTACATTGGTTCGGATGTTACTTTTTTCTCAAATCTCTCAACTCCACGCAGCCAAATTAATAACGAACAGCCAAAAAGCCCAAACTATCTATTGGAAGTTGATGAACCCTTAGTTGTTCCTATTAAGAAAAAAATTCGATTCTTAATTACTGCCAATGATGTGATTCATGCTTGGTGGGTACCTGACTTAGCTGTAAAAAAAGATGCTATTCCAGGTTTCATTAATGAATCCTGGACACGTATTGAAGAGCCTGGAATTTATCGCGGGCAATGTGCAGAACTCTGTGGCAAAGATCATGGATTTATGCCGATTGTTGTAAAAGCTGTTCCCCAAGAAGAGTACAACGCTTGGCTGGATGGGCGAGTAGCCTCTGCAGTAAAAATGCGCGAGCTTACGGGAAAAACTTTTACTTTTGATGAGCTCTTTGCACAAGGGGAAAAAGTCTATAACAGCATGTGTGCAGCCTGTCATCAGCCAAATGGAAAAGGGGTTCCCGGCGTATTTCCAGCGATTGCCGGATCAAAAATTGCGACAGGTCCCCTGAATACCCATCTCGACATAGTCATTGATGGATCACAGGTAAACCCCGCCATGCAAGCATTTGGAGAACAGTTATCTGAGGTGGATATAGCCGCAGTGATAACCTATCAACGCAATGCTTTTGGTAATGAAATGGGCGATACGGTTCAGCCCGTTGATATCCTTAATTTTAAGAATAAGCAGTAA
- the ctaD gene encoding cytochrome c oxidase subunit I, which produces MAHGPQTGLKRWLYTTNHKDIGTLYLWFSFAMFFLGGCMALIIRAELFEPGLQIVQPEFFNQMTTMHGLIMVFGAVMPAFVGLANWMVPMMIGAPDMALPRMNNWSFWILPFGFAMLASTLFMEGGAPNFGWTFYAPLSTEYAPPSVTFFIFSIHILGASSIMGAINIIATILNMRAPGMTLMKMPLFVWTWLITAYLLIAVMPVLAGVVTMMLMDIHFGTSFFSAAGGGDPVLFQHVFWFFGHPEVYIMILPAFGIISAIIPTFTRKPLFGYSSMVYATAAIAFLSMIVWAHHMFTVGMPIAGELFFMYATMLISVPTGVKIFNWVSTMFRGSMTFETPMLFAIAFIILFAIGGFSGLMLAIAPADFQYHDTYFVVAHFHYVLVPGAIFSITAGVYYWLPKWTGNMYNETMGKVHFWLAFIGLNLTFFPMHFVGLAGMPRRIPDYALQFADFNQMASMGAFLFGAAQVVFLFNVVRTVMGGKKATDKVWDNPEGLEWTVPSPAPYHTFSTPPVIR; this is translated from the coding sequence ATGGCACACGGACCTCAAACTGGCTTGAAACGCTGGCTATACACCACAAACCACAAAGATATTGGTACTTTGTATCTTTGGTTCAGCTTTGCAATGTTTTTCCTGGGTGGCTGTATGGCACTCATTATACGTGCTGAGCTTTTCGAGCCTGGACTACAAATCGTACAGCCAGAATTTTTTAATCAAATGACGACCATGCATGGATTAATCATGGTCTTTGGGGCGGTAATGCCGGCATTTGTCGGGCTAGCAAACTGGATGGTCCCGATGATGATCGGCGCTCCAGATATGGCATTACCACGGATGAATAATTGGAGCTTTTGGATTTTACCTTTCGGTTTTGCAATGTTGGCATCGACCCTCTTTATGGAGGGGGGAGCACCTAACTTTGGTTGGACATTCTATGCCCCCTTGTCGACAGAATATGCACCACCGAGCGTCACGTTTTTTATATTTTCCATTCATATTCTGGGTGCATCTTCCATTATGGGAGCCATTAATATCATAGCGACCATTCTGAATATGCGTGCTCCAGGCATGACTTTAATGAAAATGCCACTTTTCGTCTGGACCTGGTTGATCACTGCTTATCTTCTAATCGCAGTGATGCCAGTACTAGCTGGTGTAGTGACGATGATGCTGATGGATATCCACTTTGGTACCAGTTTCTTCAGCGCTGCAGGTGGTGGTGACCCAGTTCTATTCCAGCATGTTTTCTGGTTCTTTGGGCACCCAGAGGTATACATCATGATCTTGCCTGCTTTCGGTATTATTTCGGCAATCATTCCCACTTTTACGCGTAAACCACTATTTGGATATAGTTCCATGGTTTATGCCACAGCTGCAATTGCATTCCTCAGCATGATTGTGTGGGCGCACCATATGTTTACAGTGGGTATGCCTATAGCCGGCGAGCTGTTCTTTATGTATGCCACTATGCTGATTTCAGTACCCACGGGTGTGAAAATTTTTAATTGGGTTTCTACCATGTTTAGAGGCTCCATGACATTTGAAACTCCCATGTTGTTCGCTATAGCTTTTATTATTCTGTTTGCCATTGGCGGATTCTCAGGATTGATGTTGGCCATTGCTCCAGCGGACTTTCAGTATCATGATACCTACTTTGTAGTTGCCCACTTCCATTACGTACTGGTTCCTGGGGCTATTTTTTCCATTACGGCAGGGGTTTATTACTGGTTGCCCAAGTGGACAGGGAATATGTACAACGAAACTATGGGGAAAGTGCATTTCTGGTTAGCTTTCATCGGATTGAATTTAACCTTTTTCCCGATGCATTTTGTCGGTCTGGCAGGTATGCCCAGAAGAATTCCCGACTACGCACTACAATTCGCTGACTTTAATCAGATGGCCAGTATGGGGGCATTTCTTTTCGGTGCGGCTCAGGTGGTATTCCTCTTTAATGTGGTACGTACAGTCATGGGTGGCAAAAAAGCCACTGATAAAGTATGGGATAACCCGGAGGGATTGGAATGGACGGTGCCATCACCGGCTCCCTATCACACCT